One Candidatus Bathyarchaeia archaeon DNA window includes the following coding sequences:
- a CDS encoding zinc-ribbon domain-containing protein produces MKFRELFKRKSSSSKREWQKIFYCSNCNREVFLDMKFCDECGGELEWPEEYKHLVEAVKEERGERAQEATISMK; encoded by the coding sequence ATGAAGTTCCGAGAATTGTTCAAGCGGAAAAGCTCCTCGTCCAAACGAGAATGGCAGAAAATATTCTACTGCTCAAACTGTAACAGGGAAGTGTTCCTTGACATGAAGTTCTGCGACGAATGCGGGGGAGAGCTGGAGTGGCCTGAAGAGTACAAGCACTTAGTAGAGGCTGTCAAGGAAGAAAGGGGGGAAAGGGCTCAGGAAGCCACGATCTCCATGAAGTGA